In the Leptospira limi genome, one interval contains:
- a CDS encoding TolC family protein → MNAYYKIGIYLSLLFVTSILSEEMKVAQASEALRRQLTDDNPRSSLGSSLYPDDQKYTRDIDLEKAESLLWKNNLLLIASRFQIDVKKAGILQAGLYANPNIAIDQSIYAEPTQRYFDTTRSGQSVVQIQQVFLLGGKIDKRVKVAELNAKISEQEFYDLTRALITKLRRTFYTIYFYKKAVVFYDQSIASIEKTVESSELAYKRRALLQAEHLRLKALLFFLKKEREDLAIKVYEKEAELKILLNDDFYRDARVEFSPKINEQHLDSIVPNNVKLEDLVEIARENRPDLKKALQTLRYEEANLELQYANAIPDLSFGPVYNRGGTAFQNYWGVTAQLTVPLFDRNQGNIQAAEKAILVRKQELKNNILEVENEVAVAYQSARIKDALYKRFIDAYIKDYGSLSLDMIMSYEKKYITILEFADFFETYRSSVVEMLKLQTDRMEAIENVNYVVGKGIFIPKSENQTYPKSEE, encoded by the coding sequence ATGAACGCTTATTACAAAATCGGCATCTACCTATCCCTTCTGTTTGTGACATCCATTCTTTCAGAAGAAATGAAAGTCGCACAAGCAAGTGAGGCTCTCAGGAGACAACTAACGGATGATAATCCAAGGTCTTCCCTTGGATCTAGTCTGTATCCAGATGACCAAAAATACACCCGAGACATTGATTTAGAAAAAGCTGAATCCTTGTTATGGAAAAACAACTTACTCCTCATTGCATCTAGATTCCAAATCGATGTTAAAAAAGCGGGAATATTACAAGCAGGGTTATATGCAAACCCAAACATAGCCATTGACCAAAGTATTTATGCTGAACCTACACAGAGGTATTTTGATACAACTCGTTCGGGTCAATCTGTTGTCCAAATACAACAAGTTTTTTTGCTCGGTGGTAAAATTGATAAACGAGTTAAAGTCGCAGAACTAAATGCTAAAATTTCTGAACAAGAATTTTATGACTTAACCAGAGCACTCATTACAAAACTGAGAAGAACGTTTTATACAATTTACTTCTATAAAAAGGCAGTGGTTTTTTATGACCAAAGTATAGCTTCTATTGAAAAAACAGTAGAGTCCTCTGAACTCGCTTACAAACGAAGAGCTCTCTTACAAGCAGAACACTTACGTCTTAAAGCTTTATTATTCTTTCTGAAAAAAGAGAGAGAAGACTTAGCTATTAAAGTCTACGAAAAAGAAGCAGAATTAAAAATCCTATTGAATGATGATTTTTATCGCGATGCTAGGGTTGAATTTTCACCTAAAATCAATGAACAACATTTGGATTCCATAGTTCCAAATAATGTAAAACTCGAAGATTTAGTTGAGATCGCACGTGAGAATCGACCAGACCTTAAAAAAGCATTACAAACATTACGTTATGAAGAAGCAAATCTAGAACTCCAATATGCAAATGCCATTCCTGATTTATCCTTTGGTCCTGTATATAACAGAGGAGGAACGGCTTTTCAAAATTATTGGGGAGTAACTGCACAGTTAACTGTTCCATTATTTGATCGAAACCAAGGGAATATCCAAGCAGCGGAAAAAGCAATTTTAGTTCGTAAACAAGAACTAAAAAACAATATCTTGGAAGTAGAAAACGAAGTGGCTGTTGCTTACCAATCTGCTCGTATCAAAGACGCTTTATACAAACGATTCATCGATGCTTATATCAAGGATTACGGGAGTTTATCTTTAGATATGATTATGAGTTATGAAAAGAAATACATCACGATCCTCGAGTTCGCTGACTTCTTTGAAACTTACCGATCAAGTGTTGTTGAGATGTTAAAACTCCAAACGGATCGTATGGAAGCCATTGAAAATGTAAATTATGTCGTGGGAAAAGGAATCTTCATCCCCAAGTCCGAAAACCAAACTTATCCAAAATCTGAGGAATAA
- a CDS encoding FAD-binding oxidoreductase, whose translation MDFTKTKTELGKLIGEKKVIQKNDGTMDDALFDSYGTDRTKVYPPNYQVLVFPESTEDVASIVSYAYQNGISIVPSGGRTGYAGGAVAKDGEIVISMSKMNQVMDFDPFLGTLHIQAGMITKNLHKEAEERGFYFPVDFAATGSSHIGGNIATNAGGVRVVRYGLIRDWILGLTVVTGKGEVFRFNGEILKNNTGYDLKHLFIGSEGTLGIITEAVVKLTKPPKDIRVIFLAVPEYKNILEIFKETHNFDLPLLAFEFLTDYCLDKVKEHLGVPDPFQATSKYYVLMEFEVNNETDEEKLYSILESITEKELITDGSIAQNSRQNETFWKYREGISESLSLAYTVHKNDISLPLRNMEAFLGEMTALLSQKYQGFSIALFGHIGDGNLHLNIVKPKDLSDEVFFKQCKQVDPEMFQLIQKYKGSISAEHGIGLLKKDYLGFSRSQGELDTMKAIKLAFDPKGILNPGKVL comes from the coding sequence ATGGATTTTACAAAAACAAAAACTGAACTAGGAAAACTCATCGGAGAAAAAAAAGTCATCCAAAAAAACGATGGAACCATGGATGATGCCTTATTCGATTCTTACGGAACCGATCGCACAAAAGTATACCCTCCGAATTACCAAGTATTAGTATTCCCTGAATCGACTGAAGATGTAGCATCCATTGTTTCTTATGCATACCAAAATGGAATCTCTATAGTCCCATCCGGTGGAAGGACTGGTTATGCTGGTGGTGCTGTTGCAAAGGACGGGGAAATTGTGATTTCAATGTCGAAAATGAACCAAGTGATGGATTTTGATCCTTTTCTTGGCACCTTACACATCCAAGCTGGGATGATCACAAAAAACCTCCACAAAGAAGCAGAAGAAAGAGGGTTTTATTTTCCAGTAGATTTTGCTGCAACAGGATCCAGCCACATCGGCGGAAACATTGCAACAAACGCTGGTGGTGTTCGAGTTGTACGTTATGGACTCATCCGAGACTGGATTTTAGGGCTAACGGTTGTTACAGGTAAAGGAGAAGTTTTTCGTTTTAACGGCGAAATTTTGAAAAACAATACGGGTTATGATCTAAAACATTTATTCATTGGTTCGGAAGGAACCCTTGGTATCATCACAGAAGCTGTTGTCAAACTCACTAAACCACCCAAAGACATTCGTGTGATTTTCTTAGCAGTCCCAGAATACAAAAACATTTTGGAAATTTTCAAAGAAACACATAACTTCGATTTACCTTTATTAGCGTTTGAGTTTTTAACCGATTATTGTTTGGATAAAGTGAAAGAACACTTAGGTGTTCCAGACCCATTCCAGGCAACTAGCAAGTACTATGTGCTAATGGAATTTGAAGTAAACAACGAAACCGATGAAGAAAAACTCTATTCGATTTTAGAATCCATCACAGAAAAAGAACTCATCACCGATGGATCCATTGCACAAAACTCAAGGCAAAATGAAACCTTTTGGAAGTATAGAGAGGGAATTTCGGAATCACTTTCTCTTGCTTATACCGTTCATAAAAATGATATTTCCCTCCCACTCCGAAATATGGAGGCCTTTTTAGGGGAAATGACTGCTCTTCTTTCCCAAAAATACCAAGGATTTTCCATTGCTCTTTTTGGTCATATCGGAGATGGAAACCTTCACTTAAACATTGTGAAACCAAAAGACCTGTCGGATGAAGTATTCTTCAAACAATGCAAACAAGTGGACCCTGAGATGTTCCAACTGATCCAAAAATACAAAGGTTCCATTTCTGCAGAACATGGAATTGGACTTCTCAAAAAAGACTATTTGGGATTTTCCCGTTCCCAAGGGGAATTGGATACCATGAAAGCGATCAAATTGGCATTTGACCCCAAAGGGATATTGAACCCAGGAAAAGTGCTGTAA
- the ppk1 gene encoding polyphosphate kinase 1: MTANPTEKIEMGNQNIFFDRELSWIDFNYRVLEESFDKENPLLERLKFLCITESNLDEFFMVRVAGLLNLKNAGIEEKSLNGKRTSETIAELYSKVGQFVKKQYESLDEILIELKQNKIVVVQDPSELAGDDIQFVKNYYKREVSSILTPLAIDPSHPFPHILNRTLNLGITLYSDDDKNKIKELFAIVQVPSVLPRFLQLPPNLESDTRRYFPLEEIIKLHLGDLFYGMNVKQIHTFKIVRDADISINEEQNIGDLLTTMKNELKNRMWGDAVRLDVHSGAGHIKELLRGLLELEEYQVMEIPTLLSLNDMMFFQSLEKTSHLKYSYPVPKSGFAAKKSESIFSEIRKNDHLLHHPYESFKSIEDMLKIASQDPKVLAIKMTLYRTSGDSPIIQYLGEAAENGKQVTVLVELKARFDEERNIRWAKKLEDSGVHVVYGVVGLKIHCKMLLIVRREEDKLNRYVHLGTGNYNSTTARYYTDISLFTANPEITEDVAILFNTITSSGKMPRLSKIYAAPTFLKEEFLRLIQRETDNAKSGKQARVIFKMNSLVDPDVILKLYEASQAGVKIDLIIRGICCLRPGIPGVSDRINVRSIVGRYLEHSRIYSFENGGKPEVYLASADCMPRNFLRRIEVMFPILQDKHKKRIAKILELLLRDNTQARVLESDGSYTRLTPGDDDPAVNSQIDMVDI; encoded by the coding sequence ATGACTGCTAACCCTACAGAAAAAATAGAAATGGGGAACCAAAATATCTTTTTCGACCGCGAACTTTCCTGGATCGACTTCAATTACCGTGTACTAGAAGAATCCTTTGATAAAGAAAATCCACTCTTAGAACGGCTAAAATTTTTATGCATCACTGAATCCAATTTGGATGAGTTTTTTATGGTGCGTGTGGCGGGCCTTCTCAATTTGAAAAATGCGGGGATCGAAGAAAAAAGCCTGAATGGAAAAAGAACATCAGAAACCATCGCAGAACTTTATTCTAAAGTTGGCCAATTTGTTAAAAAACAATATGAATCACTGGATGAGATCTTAATTGAACTCAAACAAAACAAAATTGTAGTCGTACAAGATCCAAGTGAACTTGCAGGTGATGACATTCAGTTTGTGAAAAATTATTACAAACGCGAAGTATCATCCATTCTCACTCCACTGGCCATCGATCCATCTCACCCTTTTCCCCATATTCTCAATCGAACTCTAAATCTTGGGATCACATTGTATTCAGATGATGACAAAAACAAAATTAAGGAACTTTTTGCGATTGTCCAGGTGCCAAGTGTATTACCTAGATTTTTGCAATTACCTCCCAACCTAGAAAGTGATACTAGAAGGTATTTTCCATTAGAAGAGATCATTAAACTCCACTTAGGTGATTTGTTTTATGGAATGAACGTAAAACAAATCCATACCTTTAAGATTGTAAGAGATGCTGATATCTCAATCAATGAAGAACAAAACATTGGTGACCTTCTCACCACAATGAAAAACGAATTAAAAAACAGAATGTGGGGAGATGCTGTTCGTTTGGATGTCCACTCAGGTGCAGGCCATATCAAGGAACTACTCCGGGGTTTATTGGAACTCGAAGAATACCAAGTAATGGAGATTCCCACCTTACTTAGTTTAAACGACATGATGTTTTTCCAAAGTTTGGAAAAAACAAGCCATTTAAAGTATTCGTATCCAGTTCCAAAATCTGGTTTTGCAGCCAAAAAAAGTGAATCGATATTTTCTGAGATTCGCAAAAACGATCACTTACTCCACCACCCATATGAAAGTTTTAAATCGATAGAAGACATGTTAAAAATTGCAAGCCAAGACCCAAAGGTCCTTGCAATCAAAATGACCTTGTACAGAACTTCTGGAGATTCTCCCATTATACAATACTTAGGTGAAGCAGCTGAGAATGGAAAACAAGTAACAGTACTTGTGGAACTCAAAGCTCGATTTGATGAAGAAAGGAACATACGTTGGGCAAAAAAATTAGAAGATAGTGGAGTTCACGTTGTTTATGGTGTTGTGGGTCTTAAAATCCATTGTAAGATGTTACTCATCGTTCGTAGAGAAGAAGACAAACTAAACCGTTATGTCCACCTTGGAACAGGGAATTATAACTCAACAACAGCAAGGTATTACACAGACATTAGTTTGTTCACAGCAAATCCTGAGATCACAGAAGATGTTGCCATTCTCTTTAACACAATCACAAGTTCAGGCAAAATGCCTAGACTCTCTAAAATTTATGCAGCACCAACATTTCTAAAAGAAGAGTTTTTACGACTCATCCAAAGAGAAACTGACAACGCAAAATCAGGAAAACAGGCTCGTGTCATTTTCAAAATGAACTCTCTTGTTGACCCAGATGTGATTTTAAAACTTTATGAAGCATCCCAAGCAGGTGTAAAAATCGATTTGATTATCAGAGGAATTTGTTGTTTGCGACCAGGAATTCCAGGTGTTTCCGATCGTATAAATGTTCGTTCGATTGTTGGTAGGTACTTGGAACATTCCAGGATTTATAGTTTTGAAAATGGTGGAAAACCAGAAGTTTACTTAGCCTCTGCAGATTGTATGCCAAGAAACTTCCTTCGCCGAATTGAAGTCATGTTTCCGATCTTACAAGACAAACATAAAAAACGAATCGCAAAAATACTAGAATTACTCCTACGAGACAATACACAAGCGCGTGTATTGGAATCAGACGGAAGTTATACGAGACTCACTCCAGGTGATGATGATCCTGCTGTGAACTCACAAATTGATATGGTAGATATCTAA
- the fliD gene encoding flagellar filament capping protein FliD codes for MPAYTMPGLMTGQNTNDIVKKLVELERRPIKRWETENEYAKMQIQIWGEVKNLTTNLQTKTRALVSFTAPFATKSVSSSVEGVITGEASRAAKSGNRSLEIIEMASKHQLSGVEIDTDIRLPEGSFTVYSGKSKETVTFPGGGLSELSSAIKNMAGSLVETSIIKIDKDSSIITLTSVKTGKKNELQFSDPNGILKLAGLVGENKAVTEDTKQLLSLDGTKAKVWDLSKFKKSELETEKISQSEEGIFLKPDTAYTIPIAVTEIKERAYLEVEVVGEAPAVMEMGMSFEKEGSVRNKFLPINKTELKYIFQAGDIASDKNLTGIIVSNSATTPIQIKSVTLVTPQAPGTAEPVKVLQEAKDLKIKIDGVEITRETNDGIADVLEGISFNVHKVTEEPVTLKIHVDHAKGSALIKEWVDAYNDLMKFSKEVTSVEKNGKISDKKESDDSKAADISRDFWDNKSKSGLLAGENSILRLIASLKTTANSYYPATKENGFRVLTDIGISTGAVGSNWEKIQDGLLQIDQEKLIAVLSENPDGVRDLFASDPNNDAKMEEGVGIRLLEILKPYNQYASGIVTSKVKLLEESVAGNNKKIKEHESHLISFEAKLKQRFLYMEQGVGKNKSVGNYLQNNMFRGNGGE; via the coding sequence ATGCCAGCATACACCATGCCGGGTCTGATGACCGGGCAAAACACAAACGATATCGTTAAAAAACTGGTCGAATTGGAACGCCGGCCCATCAAACGATGGGAGACCGAAAATGAATATGCCAAAATGCAGATTCAGATTTGGGGAGAGGTCAAAAATCTAACGACCAACTTACAAACCAAAACCAGAGCCCTTGTTTCGTTTACGGCTCCATTTGCTACCAAATCCGTGTCCTCTTCTGTGGAAGGAGTGATCACTGGAGAAGCATCCCGTGCTGCCAAGTCGGGAAATCGCTCACTTGAAATCATTGAAATGGCAAGTAAACACCAGTTATCTGGTGTTGAAATTGATACAGACATTCGACTTCCTGAAGGAAGTTTTACCGTATATTCTGGTAAATCCAAAGAGACAGTGACTTTCCCAGGTGGGGGGCTTTCTGAACTTTCGAGTGCCATTAAGAATATGGCAGGTAGTTTAGTTGAAACTTCCATCATCAAAATTGATAAAGACTCTTCTATTATTACATTAACATCCGTTAAAACAGGTAAAAAAAACGAACTTCAGTTTTCAGATCCCAATGGAATTTTGAAACTTGCTGGACTTGTTGGTGAAAATAAAGCCGTTACTGAAGACACGAAACAACTTCTTTCCCTCGATGGAACCAAAGCCAAGGTTTGGGACCTATCAAAATTTAAAAAATCAGAATTAGAAACTGAAAAAATCTCACAATCGGAAGAAGGAATTTTTCTAAAACCAGACACCGCATATACAATTCCCATTGCAGTTACCGAAATCAAAGAACGTGCGTACCTGGAAGTGGAAGTTGTGGGGGAAGCTCCTGCTGTTATGGAGATGGGGATGAGTTTTGAGAAGGAAGGGAGTGTGCGTAATAAATTCCTTCCCATTAATAAAACAGAATTAAAGTATATTTTCCAAGCAGGTGATATTGCGAGTGATAAAAACCTCACAGGCATCATTGTTTCCAATTCTGCCACGACACCTATCCAAATCAAATCGGTAACACTTGTCACTCCCCAAGCACCTGGAACCGCAGAACCTGTGAAAGTGTTACAAGAAGCCAAAGATCTTAAAATCAAAATTGATGGAGTTGAGATTACACGAGAAACCAATGATGGCATCGCAGATGTATTAGAAGGAATTTCATTTAATGTGCATAAGGTGACAGAGGAACCTGTTACTTTAAAAATCCATGTCGACCATGCAAAAGGATCTGCCCTCATCAAAGAATGGGTAGATGCTTATAATGATCTCATGAAGTTCTCCAAAGAAGTAACTTCAGTTGAAAAAAATGGAAAAATTTCAGATAAAAAAGAAAGTGATGATTCTAAGGCCGCTGATATTTCCAGAGATTTTTGGGATAATAAATCCAAATCCGGGCTTCTAGCTGGTGAAAATTCCATTTTACGCCTCATCGCTTCTTTGAAAACAACAGCTAACTCGTATTATCCTGCCACCAAAGAAAATGGATTCCGTGTTTTGACAGACATAGGAATTTCAACTGGTGCTGTTGGATCTAACTGGGAAAAAATCCAAGATGGTTTGTTACAAATTGACCAAGAAAAACTCATAGCTGTTCTATCTGAAAACCCAGATGGAGTTAGGGATTTATTTGCATCTGATCCGAATAATGATGCGAAGATGGAAGAGGGAGTTGGGATAAGGCTTCTCGAAATTCTAAAACCTTATAACCAATATGCTTCCGGTATTGTGACAAGTAAGGTAAAACTCTTAGAAGAGAGTGTTGCTGGAAATAATAAAAAAATCAAAGAACATGAATCCCATCTCATTAGCTTTGAAGCCAAATTAAAACAAAGATTTCTCTACATGGAACAAGGTGTAGGAAAAAACAAATCAGTTGGGAACTATTTACAGAATAATATGTTTAGAGGGAACGGTGGAGAATGA
- a CDS encoding HAD family hydrolase — MALFLDLDNTILPSKEAYAYAIENCAKDWQGRKLGGNFLELYEAARKHVKSQLKHHSSNRLRLLCFKLMWERMGSTQRNGFQTQDIDGVLWMEDRYYLHFLSFYAEEKKKERYQTYLFPLLISLSKEFPIYLTTNETLRTQLLKVRGFLPEEFRFSLITSEEVGFEKPTKEFFQYVMKTANEDPKDCILLGDNWEDDILGASSHGIACIHIPKMWGEGDEVNPLDADETSALQKDWNAHPNPIWRASNILAGLTYARSWLLQSQK; from the coding sequence ATGGCTTTATTTTTAGATTTAGACAATACCATTTTACCATCCAAAGAAGCGTATGCATACGCAATTGAAAATTGTGCAAAGGATTGGCAGGGGCGAAAGTTAGGTGGAAACTTTTTAGAGTTATATGAAGCGGCAAGAAAACATGTGAAGTCCCAACTCAAACACCATAGTTCCAACCGTCTCCGATTGTTATGTTTTAAATTGATGTGGGAGAGGATGGGGTCTACTCAAAGGAATGGGTTCCAAACCCAAGACATTGATGGTGTCTTATGGATGGAAGATCGGTATTATTTGCATTTTCTCTCGTTTTATGCAGAAGAAAAAAAGAAAGAGAGATACCAAACTTATTTATTTCCCTTATTAATTTCTCTCTCAAAAGAATTCCCCATTTACCTCACAACAAATGAAACCCTTCGTACGCAATTGTTGAAGGTCCGAGGATTTTTACCAGAAGAGTTTCGCTTCTCACTCATCACATCCGAAGAAGTGGGGTTTGAGAAACCAACCAAAGAGTTTTTTCAGTATGTGATGAAAACGGCCAACGAAGATCCCAAAGATTGTATCCTCTTAGGAGATAATTGGGAAGATGATATTCTCGGTGCCAGTTCTCATGGAATCGCTTGCATCCATATTCCAAAGATGTGGGGAGAGGGAGATGAGGTGAATCCTTTGGATGCGGACGAAACTTCTGCGCTTCAAAAGGATTGGAATGCCCATCCTAATCC